Proteins encoded together in one Apis cerana isolate GH-2021 linkage group LG4, AcerK_1.0, whole genome shotgun sequence window:
- the LOC107999043 gene encoding cadherin-23, giving the protein MTSTKPIITFSWLLRSYKRPRFKLEWLGFVFACLLSSCSARNNPPRFLIDGQTEIILRQKEGPDTPVGSLIYRLRGVDPDGDSLTFGVRDQPGSDVIRVENFSPTEANIYLNKLLDREVRDEYALVLTLTDGRLGEGNFITQSLLLLVEDVNDNVPIFRPHPTSLTLREDSRPSVLTTVEATDADLGAHGQVVYYLQELDGDNDVFSISTVNGKGVIRLVGRLDYEKKYLYQLRILAIDRAINEKVNTGTTAILVKVQDVEDQPPEFITMTPVARISENARIGTSVLHVRAVDGDKGINNKIVYSISQGPRYLFDIDATSGLVFTRAQLDREAEENADGTFILEITVREVSKIVPAPSVSTEVTIILTDVNDEAPKFRSPRYRAEINENAPYNTPVNFIGDAIPEVYDHDLGTNGTFRMFIEGDDGIFDVTPSRGINEAPFLIRVKNSSKLDYETRSAVNFTLIAKEVVTLAPKLSKVPVVVFIKDQNDNYPEFTEEKYEVSIPENCAVGTTMAWVQALDEDSGNFGTPGIRYTNLGGSIAHALSMDPLTGIITVKEPGTSFDRELVSRHYLTVEARDDLGKGNRNTVQLIVNVNDVNDNAPIFLQNKYEAVLLENEDHFQSPLIVEAFDIDLNGTKNSEVVYALVSGEFSRNFSIDSRQGIITPTTPLDYEALPISQGHKETSVRPLRLTVRARDMGSPSLSSDAPLIIYLKDINDNTPAFERTLYKRSIPEDLPGGTSVVQVKAWDKDLSSPNNKLVYRIQSGAGDKFVISPEIGVIRVAPGSNLDPDLTSPKTTRYSLNVIAIDSGTEIQRTAEVLVNITIVDVNNKPPVFIDPGTVTIRENTQVGAYVHRIVANDPDIAPILRYRIDPNSSEARNEEGTLIKIQEYDYLSTLELNALDGLLRVVKLLDRERVETIRLGLIVEDLAAIRGIQTASATLNIIIEDENDNNPRFRRPFYRRSVTENSKNGVNIANIVADDADKNRSITYSLESPKELTDLVHLDSETGEMVVANKIDREQYSWLNLSVRATDSGIPPRSSLSEVYVQVLDENDNNPYFVTDINNLNVMENSKIGTEIATIQARDPDSGDYGKITYLLDRMSSEGTFAIHPETGALTVADSIDWEAKQNYVLVIEAWDNYQFGYTAGESRNAFKQIQVTVTDVNDNPPKMDVPPTCVTISEFHDIKDLIFAVKVKDADDPKTPNGRVKIRILFGNELGLFMLEQTDYWTANIRAAHPLRGKFGNYSLHLEARDLGSPSNKDAAVLHICVTDYNDNPPLFISPQHNTTIRIPENVTVGTPIIQIEAKDADTGPNGDVHYRLKQDLAGHWRTFHIDDITGIISLKLPLDRETQKLYEIRVEAYDLGTPTPLSTDLDLIIYVRNINDYEPQFLVDVFNINFTEEQAPGSETVQLPETIDKDEVDDLDDPPTQVCYFIINGNDDGLFVLDIFKHELTTARILDREQQEEHSLIIKATEDCNIVPANETLFDETNDTTLKVIINLIDVNDNPPKFVSKIFTGGVTTEADFASQFMQIKAIDLDADDNAVVNYYQIGKIHMTLTEGLDDIELQPFLVNKLTGEVSLNFDPQRGMKGYFDFMVLANDTYGLEDTARVFIYLLREDQRVRFVLRQHPPEIRNKIETFREILGNVTGAIVNIDEYKIHENHDGSVDRTKTDLYMHLVNRRDNSILEVSEVLELVDRNIEKLDGLFKEFNVLDTQAAQYQPIVQYEQAGTTFWLLTLTLFLGALLILCIALCLSQRASFRRQLKAANATPFGTSDAEFIRGPGRVPNTNKHSVEGSNPIWMHAYENEWFKSDESISHMSERDSLDENALNNEEIMNEANANQRNDDKPYYIEPRVSSISSAESIPDIPNDFHRSSPIYRMQNNIVNPLGKKIETTEL; this is encoded by the exons ATGACCTCGACGAAGCCGATCATCACGTTTTCATGGCTGTTGCGATCCTACAAGAGGCCTAGGTTTAAGTTGGAATGGCTCGGTTTCGTGTTCGCCTGCCTTTTGTCCAGTTGCTCGGCAAGGAACAATCCACCGCGTTTTCTGATCGACGGCCAAACGGAAATCATTCTCAGGCAGAAAGAAGGTCCTGATACGCCAGTTG GCAGTTTAATTTACAGGCTTCGCGGCGTCGATCCTGACGGTGACAGCCTGACGTTCGGCGTTAGGGATCAACCTGGCAGCGACGTGATTCGGGTGGAGAATTTTAGCCCAACCGAGGCCAATATTTACTTGAACAAATTGCTGGACAGAGAG GTGAGGGACGAGTACGCGCTGGTGTTGACTCTGACAGACGGAAGATTAGGGGAGGGAAATTTCATCACGCAAAGTCTACTGCTGCTCGTCGAAGATGTTAACGACAACGTGCCGATATTTCGTCCACATCCGACTTCCTTGACGTTGCGCGAGGATTCCCGGCCAAGCGTTTTAACAACGGTCGAAGCAACGGACGCGGACTTGGGGGCACACGGCCAGGTGGTTTACTACCTGCAGGAACTGGACGGGGACAATGATGTGTTCAGTATTTCGACCGTCAATGGGAAAGGTGTCATCCGGCTGGTCGGCCGCCTCGAttacgaaaagaaatatttgtaccAGTTGAGGATTTTGGCGATCGATCGAGCGATAAACGAAAag gTAAATACAGGAACAACCGCGATACTCGTCAAAGTTCAAGATGTCGAGGATCAACCTCCGGAGTTCATAACCATGACACCTGTTGCCAGAATCAGTGAAAATGCTAGGATAGGCACATCCGTTCTCCACG TGCGGGCAGTGGACGGCGACAAGGGAATAAACAACAAAATCGTATACAGCATCAGCCAGGGGCCGAGGTATCTGTTCGACATAGACGCGACTTCCGGCCTGGTGTTCACCAGGGCGCAACTCGATCGAGAAGCGGAGGAGAACGCCGACGGCACTTTCATCCTGGAAATCACCGTGAGAGAAGTGTCGAAGATCGTGCCCGCGCCATCGGTTTCCACCGAAGTCACCATCATTCTGACGGACGTGAACGACGAGGCCCCCAAGTTTCGTAGCCCGAGATATCGTGCCGAGATAAACGAGAACGCGCCGTACAATACACCGGTTAATTTCATCGGTGATGCGATACCGGAAGTTTACGATCATGACTTG GGTACAAATGGCACGTTTAGAATGTTCATCGAAGGTGACGACGGAATTTTCGACGTAACCCCGTCCAGAGGAATCAACGAGGCTCCCTTCCTGATACGCGTCAAAAATTCGAGCAAGCTAGATTACGAGACTAGATCGG CGGTAAATTTCACGTTAATCGCGAAGGAGGTAGTGACATTGGCGCCGAAACTTAGCAAAGTGCCTGTGGTCGTTTTTATAAAAGACCAGAACGATAATTATCCGGAGTTCACGGAAGAGAAATACGAAGTATCGATTCCGGAAAACTGCGCTGTTGGGACCACGATGGCGTGGGTTCAAGCCTTGGACGAGGACAGTGGCAATTTTGGGACGCCTGGGATTAGATACACGAATCTAGGTGGCAGTATTGCACACGC ACTATCAATGGATCCTTTGACGGGGATAATCACGGTTAAGGAACCCGGGACAAGTTTCGACCGAGAACTAGTATCTCGACATTATTTAACCGTGGAAGCGAGGGACGATCTCGGGAAAGGGAATCGCAACACCGTCCAACTGATCGTCAATGTAAACGACGTTAACGACAATGCGCCCATATTTCTGCAAAACAAATACGAGGCGGTGCTTCTTGAAAACGAGGATCATTTTCAATCGCCATTAATCGTCGAGGCATTCGACATCGATTTGAATG GTACCAAGAACAGCGAAGTGGTGTACGCCTTAGTGTCGGGAGAATTTTCGAGGAATTTTAGTATCGATTCGAGGCAAGGGATTATTACCCCCACAACGCCTTTGGATTACGAGGCTTTGCCGATCAGTCAAGGGCACAAGGAAACGTCGGTGCGCCCATTGAGATTGACAGTGCGAGCCAGGGATATGGGCAGCCCAAGCCTGAGCTCGGACGcgccattaattatttacctgAAGGACATCAACGATAACACGCCCGCATTCGAGAGAACGTTGTACAAAAGAAGCATTCCGGAGGATCTGCCTGGTGGCACCAGTGTGGTTCAA GTTAAAGCATGGGATAAAGATTTGTCCTCGCCCAACAACAAATTAGTGTATCGAATCCAAAGCGGTGCGGGCGATAAATTCGTAATAAGCCCGGAAATAGGGGTGATTAGGGTTGCGCCGGGATCCAATTTAGATCCTGATCTAACCTCGCCGAAAACAACGAGGTACAGCTTGAACGTTATCGCGATCGACAGTGGAACGGAGATTCAAAGAACGGCCGAAGTTCTGGTCAACATCACTATCGtcgatgttaataataaaccaCCTGTTTTCATCGATCCTGGTACAGTGACTATTCGTGAAAACACACAG gttGGAGCTTACGTGCACCGTATTGTCGCTAATGATCCAGACATTGCGCCCATATTGCGTTATCGTATCGATCCGAATTCTTCGGAGGCAAGAAACGAGGAAGGGACGTTAATCAAGATCCAAGAGTACGATTATCTGTCCACGTTGGAATTGAACGCACTCGATGGATTGCTTCGCGTGGTTAAATTGttagacagagagagagtggaGACGATAAGATTGGGATTGATCGTTGAAGATTTGGCTGCGATCAGGGGGATACAGACTGCATCCG CAACGTTGAACATAATAATCGAGGATGAGAACGATAACAATCCACGATTCCGCCGGCCATTTTATAGACGATCGGTGACAGAGAACAGTAAAAATGGCGTGAACATCGCGAACATCGTGGCTGATGACGCTGACAAAAATCGAAGCATTACGTATTCCTTGGAAAGTCCTAAAGAACTCACGGATTTAGTCCATCTTGACTCTGAAACGGGTGAAATGGTGGTTGCGAACAAAATCGATAGAGAGCAATATTCCTGGCTCAATCTGTCGGTTCGAGCCACCGACTCGGGAATTCCACCCAG ATCAAGTCTTTCCGAAGTGTACGTTCAAGTATTggatgaaaatgataataatccgTACTTTGTCACCGACATTAATAACCTGAACGTAatggaaaattctaaaattggtACGGAGATTGCCACCATCCAAGCTAGAGATCCCGACAGCGGAGATTATGGAAAGATTACGTATCTTTTAGACAGAATGTCATCCGAG GGTACGTTTGCCATCCATCCTGAAACTGGTGCATTGACTGTGGCAGATTCGATCGATTGGGAAGCCAAGCAAAATTACGTTCTAGTCATAGAGGCTTGggataattatcaatttggtTACACTGCTGGTGAATCGAGAAACGCTTTCAAACAGATCCa GGTGACAGTGACGGATGTTAACGACAACCCACCAAAAATGGACGTACCCCCGACGTGCGTCACCATATCAGAGTTCCACGATATCAAAGATCTTATTTTCGCCGTGAAAGTGAAGGACGCGGATGACCCGAAGACGCCAAATGGCCGCGTGAAAATTCGAATTCTCTTCGGGAACGAGTTAGGTCTGTTCATGTTGGAGCAAACGGATTATTGGACGGCAAACATAAGGGCAGCGCACCCGCTTCGAGGAAAGTTCGGGAATTACTCGTTGCACCTGGAAGCACGAGATCTGGGCAGCCCGTCCAACAAAGACGCTGCTGTTCTGCACATCTGCGTGACCGATTACAACGATAATCCGCCACTGTTTATCAGCCCACAGCACAACACGACTATTCGAATACCAGAG AACGTAACAGTCGGAACACCGATCATACAAATCGAAGCCAAAGATGCCGATACCGGTCCAAACGGGGACGTTCATTATCGTTTGAAACAAGACTTGGCCGGCCATTGGAGAACTTTCCACATCGACGATATAACCGGAATTATCTCGCTAAAACTTCCTTTGGACAGAGAAACGCAAAAATTGTACGAG ATCAGAGTGGAAGCTTACGATCTAGGAACTCCAACCCCGCTCAGCACGGACCTAGATCTAATAATCTACGTACGAAACATTAACGACTACGAACCACAATTTTTGGTAGACGTGTTCAACATCAACTTTACGGAAGAGCAAGCTCCAGGATCCGAAACGGTACAATTGCCGGAAACAATCGACAAAGACGAGGTTGACGATCTCGATGATCCCCCCACCCAAGTGTGCTACTTCATAATCAATGGCAACGACGATGGACTCTTCGTCCTCGACATTTTCAAACACGAATTAACC ACCGCCAGGATATTGGACAGGGAGCAGCAGGAGGAACATTCGTTAATCATCAAAGCGACAGAAGATTGCAACATTGTTCCGGCAAACGAGACGTTGTTCGACGAAACCAACGACACCACGttgaaagttattataaacttGATAGACGTAAACGACAACCCGCCCAAGTTTGTCAGTAAAATATTTACGGGAGGGGTCACGACCGAAGCTGATTTTGCCTCTCAATTTATGCAAATCAAG GCGATTGATCTGGACGCGGACGACAACGCCGTGgtcaattattatcaaattggCAAGATACACATGACTTTGACAGAGGGTTTAGACGATATCGAGTTGCAACCGTTTCTCGTTAACAAACTCACCGGCGAAGTGAGCTTAAATTTCGATCCTCAAAGAGGGATGAAAGGATATTTTGACTTTATG GTGCTGGCAAATGATACTTACGGATTGGAAGATACCGCGAGggtgtttatttatttgttaaggGAGGATCAGAGAGTTCGTTTTGTATTGCGACAACATCCACCAGaaataaggaataaaatagaaacgtTTAGAGA aatattgGGGAACGTGACCGGGGCTATAGTCAACATCGACGAATACAAGATTCACGAGAATCACGATGGCTCTGTCGATCGAACAAAGACCGACTTGTACATGCACCTTGTAAATCGTCGAGACAATTCCATTCTCGAAGTGTCGGAGGTTCTCGAGTTGGTCGACAGAAATATAGAGAAGCTCGACGGCCTGTTCAAGGAATTCAATGTTCTGGACACGCAAGCGGCCCAGTATCAACCGATTGTTCAGTACGAGCAAGCGGGAACCACTTTTTGGCTTCTGACTTTGACCTTGTTTCTGGGAGCTCTGCTAATTCTCTGCATAGCCCTCTGTCTCTCGCAGAGGGCCTCGTTTCGAAGGCAATTAAAAGCAGCTAACGCCACCCCGTtcg GAACGTCAGACGCGGAATTTATCAGAGGACCTGGCCGTGTACCGAACACCAACAAGCACAGCGTGGAAGGTTCCAATCCCATATGGATGCACGCTTACGAGAACGAATGGTTTAAAAGTGACGAGTCGATCAGTCATATGTCCGAAAGAGATTCCTTGGACGAAAATGCACTGAACAACGAAGAGATAATGAACGAAGCTAACGCAAACCAAAGAAACGATGATAAACCGTATTATATAGAGCCAAGAGTGTCTTCCATTTCAAG CGCGGAAAGTATTCCAGATATACCAAATGACTTCCATCGAAGTTCACCCATATATAGAATGCAAAATAATATCGTCAATCCTCTTggcaaaaaaatagaaacgacAGAGTTATAA